A window of Paremcibacter congregatus contains these coding sequences:
- a CDS encoding M16 family metallopeptidase: MKFKYLCLAAAAGLVMSPTYPAFQTPVYAAESRVADAIQLDHQKFTLDNGLTVIVHEDHKAPVVFVGVWYHVGSKDEPEGKTGFAHLFEHLMFNGTENYDKDYFKPLQEIGATGMNGTTWLDRTNYYQTVPTGGLDRALWMESERMGHLLGAISQEKLDEQRDVVKNEKRQGDNRPYAMAEYLEAEGLFPKEHPYHHSTIGSMEDLSNASLEDVKGWFTKYYGATNAVVVLAGDIDVETAKAKMNAYFADVNPGVPLTRKTSWVPNRTENTTEVMYDKVPQPQVRYLWAVPGRTSQDVAELTLTSAVLGNGKNARLYKKLVHEMKLATAVSAYVQKFELASIFSISATLKPDTDVDQVKQIIEKTLAEFLENGPEKNELKRVKAILDGDTIRSLESVSGKGRMLAKGQLYANDPNFINRSLAWMNGASRKAVQNTAQKWLSDGSHQLTILPHGDHKATTATADRSVMPAMTKTADLQLPELQKTTLSNGITVVLAERHAVPVVNMSIQFDAGRSTDVPGKEGAANFAFGLMNEGTKSLTSLEMANRKEMLGADIGFSNNRDSSSISLSALKKNLNPSIALWADVVQNPGYRPEDLERDRAIILNQIEQAKVNPRSITMNLLTKTVYGPDHPYGLNSTGTEASIKAMTREDLFAFNDAWIRPDKATIFVVGDTTLDAITPVLEKHFGDWKTPKTSAGKKVLPPVALQDKTRILLVDKPGSPQASILAGHLAPSNADDRMFNIKALNEVLGGNFSSRLNMNLREDKGWAYGAYSGLFDAKAQGLYLFSAPVQIDKTAEAMQEVLKEVRNIRTDMPPTEEELALIRKSKILTLPGKFESGSALLGYMMDNANKGRAHDYAITLPAKYQALNAETIYKTAQDILHPDAITWIVVGDLSKIEQKIRDLDLGDVTVVDADGKIVE; the protein is encoded by the coding sequence ATGAAATTTAAATATCTTTGTCTGGCGGCAGCCGCAGGCTTGGTAATGAGCCCGACCTATCCTGCTTTTCAGACCCCTGTCTATGCGGCAGAAAGTCGCGTCGCGGACGCCATTCAGCTAGACCATCAAAAATTCACCCTTGATAACGGCCTGACCGTCATCGTCCATGAAGATCACAAGGCTCCCGTCGTTTTTGTCGGTGTTTGGTATCATGTGGGCTCCAAGGACGAGCCTGAGGGCAAAACCGGCTTTGCCCATCTGTTTGAGCATCTGATGTTTAACGGCACCGAAAACTATGACAAAGATTATTTCAAACCGCTTCAGGAAATCGGCGCCACAGGCATGAACGGCACCACCTGGCTTGATCGCACTAACTATTATCAGACCGTCCCCACAGGCGGGCTTGACCGGGCGTTATGGATGGAATCCGAACGTATGGGGCATCTTCTCGGCGCCATCAGTCAGGAAAAACTTGATGAACAACGGGATGTGGTGAAGAATGAGAAACGGCAGGGGGACAATCGCCCTTACGCCATGGCGGAATACCTGGAAGCTGAAGGACTGTTCCCCAAAGAGCACCCCTATCATCATTCAACCATCGGTTCTATGGAAGATCTGAGCAACGCCAGCCTGGAAGATGTCAAAGGCTGGTTCACAAAATATTACGGCGCCACCAATGCGGTTGTCGTGCTTGCCGGGGACATTGATGTTGAAACCGCCAAAGCCAAAATGAACGCCTATTTTGCCGATGTTAATCCCGGGGTGCCGCTCACACGGAAGACGTCCTGGGTGCCGAACCGTACAGAAAACACCACCGAAGTCATGTATGATAAGGTGCCACAGCCGCAGGTGCGTTATCTGTGGGCCGTGCCCGGACGCACAAGTCAGGATGTGGCGGAACTGACCCTGACGAGCGCCGTGCTCGGCAATGGTAAAAATGCACGGTTATATAAAAAACTGGTGCATGAAATGAAACTGGCAACCGCTGTTTCGGCCTATGTCCAGAAATTCGAACTTGCCAGTATTTTCTCTATCTCCGCCACCCTGAAACCTGACACTGATGTTGATCAGGTCAAGCAGATCATTGAGAAAACCCTGGCGGAATTTCTTGAAAATGGCCCGGAAAAGAACGAACTTAAGCGCGTGAAAGCCATCCTTGATGGTGACACCATTCGATCGCTGGAATCCGTATCAGGAAAGGGGCGCATGCTGGCCAAAGGGCAACTGTATGCCAATGATCCCAATTTCATCAACAGGTCTCTCGCCTGGATGAATGGCGCCAGCCGGAAAGCGGTGCAGAATACCGCACAGAAATGGTTATCGGACGGTTCTCATCAGCTGACCATTCTCCCACATGGTGATCATAAAGCGACAACCGCGACTGCTGATCGAAGTGTAATGCCGGCCATGACCAAAACCGCCGATTTACAACTGCCCGAATTGCAAAAAACCACGCTGTCAAACGGTATTACCGTGGTGCTCGCCGAACGACATGCCGTACCTGTGGTTAATATGAGTATTCAATTCGACGCCGGGCGTTCGACCGACGTTCCCGGGAAAGAAGGCGCGGCCAACTTTGCTTTTGGTCTGATGAATGAAGGCACAAAGAGCCTGACTTCCCTGGAAATGGCCAACCGCAAGGAGATGCTCGGAGCGGATATTGGGTTTAGCAATAATCGTGACAGTTCAAGTATTTCTCTCTCTGCTTTAAAGAAAAACCTGAATCCGTCCATTGCGCTCTGGGCCGATGTTGTGCAAAACCCCGGCTATCGGCCGGAAGACCTTGAACGCGACCGGGCGATTATTCTCAACCAGATCGAACAGGCAAAAGTTAACCCCCGGTCAATCACCATGAATCTGCTGACCAAAACCGTATATGGACCTGATCATCCATACGGTCTCAATTCAACCGGAACTGAGGCCTCGATCAAGGCCATGACCCGAGAAGACCTGTTTGCCTTTAACGATGCCTGGATCAGACCGGACAAGGCGACGATTTTTGTCGTCGGCGATACCACTCTCGACGCCATCACACCAGTATTGGAAAAACACTTCGGAGACTGGAAAACCCCCAAAACATCCGCCGGGAAGAAAGTTCTGCCCCCTGTTGCCCTTCAGGATAAAACACGGATTCTTCTGGTCGACAAGCCGGGTTCTCCTCAGGCGTCAATCCTTGCGGGTCATCTGGCGCCCTCCAATGCCGATGACCGCATGTTTAACATCAAGGCCCTGAATGAGGTTCTTGGTGGAAACTTCTCTTCCCGCCTGAATATGAACTTACGTGAAGACAAAGGCTGGGCTTATGGCGCTTATAGCGGTCTGTTTGATGCCAAGGCACAGGGGCTTTACTTGTTCAGCGCCCCGGTGCAGATCGACAAAACCGCTGAAGCCATGCAGGAAGTTCTGAAGGAAGTGCGCAATATCCGTACGGACATGCCGCCGACCGAAGAAGAACTTGCCCTGATCCGGAAAAGCAAGATTCTGACCTTGCCGGGTAAGTTCGAAAGCGGCAGCGCTTTGCTCGGGTATATGATGGATAACGCCAATAAGGGCAGGGCCCATGATTATGCCATTACTCTGCCGGCGAAATATCAGGCTCTGAACGCCGAAACCATCTATAAAACGGCACAGGATATCCTTCATCCGGACGCAATAACCTGGATTGTCGTTGGAGATTTGAGCAAAATCGAGCAGAAAATCCGAGACCTTGATCTGGGGGACGTTACGGTCGTTGATGCAGATGGCAAGATTGTCGAGTAA
- a CDS encoding zonular occludens toxin domain-containing protein — protein sequence MSQPVRIGIYGASGSGKSTLARFLIKSEKRLVVFDPALDWSKEFSKKRGWEVCHTIAAVRAALKKKWKTSFKIIFVPEGGNEIEDLNELSRLILQAQSKYFAGEKNQPQITFVIDEMNTCFPVSGLKANFKQFGNICSRGRHYGINTYGLTQRIAEVHTKWRGNCSAMYILRLASARDRDTVQGEIGREYKNTIMSLRNFDYLLFEQASVVQGRVPKPK from the coding sequence ATGAGCCAGCCGGTTCGGATCGGCATCTATGGCGCGTCAGGGTCGGGCAAGTCAACACTTGCCCGATTCCTGATCAAGTCCGAAAAGCGCCTTGTGGTTTTTGATCCTGCTTTAGATTGGTCAAAGGAATTTTCCAAAAAGCGTGGATGGGAGGTCTGTCACACCATTGCCGCCGTTCGGGCGGCGCTCAAAAAGAAATGGAAGACCAGCTTTAAAATCATATTTGTGCCTGAAGGTGGTAACGAGATAGAAGATTTAAATGAATTATCCCGCCTGATCTTGCAAGCGCAAAGTAAATATTTTGCAGGCGAAAAAAATCAACCTCAGATCACATTCGTGATTGATGAGATGAACACTTGCTTTCCTGTTTCTGGATTGAAGGCCAATTTTAAACAGTTTGGCAATATCTGTTCTCGGGGCCGTCACTATGGGATTAATACGTACGGTCTGACACAGCGCATTGCAGAAGTTCATACCAAATGGCGCGGCAACTGTTCGGCTATGTACATATTGCGGTTGGCCTCTGCGCGCGATCGCGACACGGTGCAGGGTGAAATCGGCCGCGAATATAAAAACACCATTATGTCATTGCGAAACTTCGACTATTTGCTGTTTGAACAAGCCAGCGTGGTGCAGGGGCGCGTGCCGAAACCAAAATAA
- a CDS encoding 3TM-type holin, with amino-acid sequence MLGLDKILGGIFGVIDKVVPDKDLAQKIKFDVQSQAHSGEMKELDAAMKIIVAEAQGGAWLQRSWRPLTMLTFTGLIVAKWLGMTAPGITEQIELELFAIIKIGLGGYVFGRSAEKVATAWKAK; translated from the coding sequence ATGTTAGGGCTTGATAAAATTCTCGGTGGTATTTTCGGCGTCATTGACAAGGTGGTACCAGACAAAGACCTTGCACAGAAAATCAAGTTCGATGTCCAGTCTCAGGCGCATTCTGGCGAGATGAAAGAGCTTGACGCCGCCATGAAAATCATCGTCGCGGAAGCCCAGGGCGGCGCATGGCTGCAACGCTCATGGCGTCCCTTGACGATGTTAACCTTCACCGGCCTGATTGTCGCTAAGTGGCTTGGCATGACGGCTCCGGGGATCACAGAGCAAATTGAACTTGAACTTTTCGCAATCATTAAAATTGGCCTTGGTGGGTATGTCTTTGGACGTTCCGCCGAAAAGGTCGCAACCGCATGGAAGGCAAAATAA
- a CDS encoding DUF736 domain-containing protein, whose protein sequence is MSKVGNVTFQSKDYAEGIIRTRTMALNIRVYTAGSKVSDNHPDYDVKELLSDGSEVPIGSAWINTATTGQNIGSKYISMSLDDPSFPMPLNVTLFATAENEHDVVWNRPREKAA, encoded by the coding sequence ATGTCAAAAGTAGGTAACGTTACATTTCAGTCAAAAGATTATGCTGAGGGCATCATTCGCACGCGCACCATGGCGCTGAACATCCGGGTCTATACCGCAGGAAGTAAGGTGTCAGATAATCACCCTGACTATGACGTGAAAGAACTCTTGTCAGATGGGTCTGAGGTGCCGATTGGGAGCGCTTGGATCAACACGGCAACGACTGGGCAAAATATCGGGAGTAAGTATATCTCCATGTCATTAGATGACCCAAGCTTCCCCATGCCCCTCAACGTAACTCTTTTTGCTACGGCAGAAAATGAGCATGATGTTGTCTGGAACCGGCCACGGGAGAAAGCGGCATGA
- a CDS encoding pseudouridine synthase: MLFEYAPPTTPLQVLHQDKDIVVLNKPSGLLSVPGRQEHMKDSLSLRVQAQFPTATVVHRLDMDTSGIIVMALNIEAHRHISMQFEKRYTEKSYIAHLHGAVADEEGEIDLPLILDWPNRPHHMVDHENGKQALTRWKILARGDGFTRVAFYPVTGRTHQLRVHSQAIGHPILGDTLYATEEALKMADRLLLHAEVLTITHPYSKEKMTFSTPAEF, translated from the coding sequence ATGTTATTTGAGTATGCCCCGCCAACCACCCCTCTTCAGGTCCTGCATCAGGATAAGGATATCGTGGTGTTAAACAAACCCAGCGGTTTGTTGTCCGTTCCGGGGCGGCAGGAGCATATGAAGGACAGTCTCAGTCTGCGGGTGCAGGCGCAGTTCCCCACGGCGACTGTTGTGCACCGGCTGGACATGGACACATCCGGCATTATCGTCATGGCGCTGAACATTGAAGCCCATCGTCATATCAGCATGCAGTTTGAAAAACGTTATACGGAAAAATCCTATATCGCTCATCTGCATGGCGCTGTCGCTGATGAAGAAGGTGAAATTGATCTGCCTTTGATTCTGGACTGGCCCAACCGGCCGCACCATATGGTCGATCACGAAAATGGCAAACAGGCCCTCACCCGCTGGAAAATCCTTGCCCGGGGCGATGGTTTCACCCGGGTGGCTTTTTATCCGGTTACCGGCCGCACCCACCAATTACGGGTTCACAGTCAGGCCATTGGCCATCCAATCCTCGGTGACACGCTGTACGCCACCGAAGAGGCCCTGAAAATGGCGGATCGTTTGCTGTTGCATGCGGAAGTCCTGACCATCACCCATCCTTACAGCAAGGAAAAAATGACCTTCAGCACCCCGGCTGAATTCTAA
- a CDS encoding major capsid protein P2, which produces MPQAIRIVEPVMNSFSGVVSGGRAVLDVDVIGTYYGNILHHSFGAVPVPATKANYITNVKKIEVYLGGTVQMELTPAEIISMNEEKGIPWKDGILPLFFSQPDSLTAIGEDGTSWGMADINNFQIVVTFNAVTSPLLSASRIWRNANITNGEIITTDRVTVNCAGLAKKVVNIEFELGRVFNAIYAFSDKILGVKAYVGQEKICDASKDTLDFLRETAGYSPQADIFVLSGKQLTARYTDVINGRNPIDPNKPHKLRLEFEYDAGVVDHDLIIEQVGIRKA; this is translated from the coding sequence ATGCCTCAAGCTATTCGAATTGTCGAACCGGTCATGAATTCTTTCAGCGGCGTTGTCTCTGGCGGTCGTGCGGTTCTGGATGTCGATGTCATCGGCACCTATTACGGCAACATTTTACATCATTCTTTCGGCGCGGTTCCTGTCCCTGCCACCAAGGCCAATTATATCACCAATGTGAAAAAAATTGAAGTTTATCTAGGTGGGACGGTTCAGATGGAATTGACGCCCGCTGAGATTATTTCAATGAATGAAGAAAAAGGCATTCCATGGAAAGACGGCATTTTACCGCTGTTTTTCTCGCAGCCTGACAGCTTGACAGCTATCGGCGAGGACGGGACCAGTTGGGGCATGGCGGATATCAACAATTTCCAAATTGTCGTAACCTTCAATGCCGTAACCAGCCCTCTATTGTCGGCGTCGCGTATCTGGAGAAATGCCAATATCACGAACGGCGAAATCATCACAACGGACCGTGTCACGGTCAACTGTGCGGGGCTGGCTAAAAAAGTGGTCAATATCGAGTTTGAACTGGGCCGCGTGTTCAATGCGATTTACGCCTTCAGTGATAAAATACTTGGCGTGAAGGCCTATGTTGGACAGGAAAAAATATGTGACGCGTCAAAGGACACGCTTGATTTCCTCCGTGAAACCGCTGGTTATTCTCCTCAAGCGGATATTTTCGTTCTTTCCGGCAAGCAATTGACCGCACGTTACACAGACGTGATCAATGGCCGAAATCCGATTGACCCCAACAAACCCCATAAACTGCGTCTCGAGTTTGAGTATGACGCCGGGGTGGTGGATCACGACTTGATCATTGAGCAGGTCGGTATCAGAAAGGCTTAA
- a CDS encoding 3TM-type holin codes for MLGLDKILGGIFGVIDKVVPDKDLAQKIKFDVQSQAHSGEMKELDAAMKIIVAEAQGGAWLQRSWRPVTMLTFTGLIVAKWLGVTAPGITEQIELELFAIIKIGLGGYVFGRSAEKVATAWKAK; via the coding sequence ATGTTAGGGCTTGATAAAATTCTCGGTGGTATTTTCGGCGTCATTGACAAGGTGGTACCAGACAAAGACCTTGCACAGAAAATCAAGTTCGATGTCCAGTCTCAGGCGCATTCTGGCGAGATGAAAGAGCTTGACGCCGCCATGAAAATCATTGTCGCGGAAGCCCAGGGCGGCGCATGGCTGCAACGCTCATGGCGCCCCGTGACAATGTTAACCTTCACCGGCCTGATTGTCGCTAAGTGGCTTGGTGTGACGGCTCCGGGGATCACAGAGCAAATTGAACTTGAACTTTTCGCAATCATTAAAATTGGCCTTGGTGGGTATGTCTTTGGACGTTCCGCCGAAAAGGTCGCAACCGCATGGAAGGCAAAATAA
- a CDS encoding HAMP domain-containing sensor histidine kinase, whose amino-acid sequence MRPARNLRIKTILVSALLLVTFISSTAAIVVFKTMVTDISQRVLPEERLLGDLQRLTLQMMQKYKVILLNPGQYEKSEFDVLISEMENLKADFIKNQSAHQENIQFISKIDYLHQELILLSQKAISDRQIKIALMKKIPQLQQKINLLETAPPLSLATTYLSHVLAYAAAPASDTATGLATEQEKLSLYEPEEQIDGDLVTRIVATGKAAVSATKTLNNTIKIMEQRERQLLDIFVHEMGKVTFETNAALQKNFYVLLIILGAIVFITAIIAYLFSEYLIQPLRGLSHAAEKLGEGNLNVRVPVNRTDEIADMAIAFNRMASRLQQNMAEQKSAEKALYLLNKEMSRKSEALTLIAEDLRKTRDQARAADRAKSEFLAAMSHELRTPLNAIIGFSEMIMHEQFGAMENKKYLEYSKDINDSGLNLLTLINDILDLSKVEYGTEEVQEDYVDVDELCRGILRVIRQRAIESRIALKCTVEAKLPLLLCDNRKMKQVLMNLLRNAIKFTPMQGDVSLKCFSGEHGEMMFQIIDTGIGISPKDLPKAMSHFGQVDSGLNRRHLGTGLGLPLAKSLVELHGGTLNVHSIVKKGTTVTVTLPANRCSFSDLHHRKKA is encoded by the coding sequence ATGAGACCTGCTCGTAACTTGAGAATAAAAACTATACTGGTTTCTGCCCTCTTATTGGTCACTTTCATTAGCTCAACAGCTGCAATTGTCGTGTTCAAAACAATGGTTACAGATATTTCACAACGCGTCTTACCGGAAGAGCGTCTGCTTGGTGATTTGCAGCGTCTCACTTTGCAAATGATGCAGAAGTACAAGGTGATATTGCTGAATCCAGGCCAATATGAGAAATCGGAGTTTGATGTCCTGATCTCTGAAATGGAAAATCTTAAAGCCGACTTTATAAAAAACCAGTCTGCTCATCAGGAGAATATACAGTTCATCTCAAAGATAGATTATCTTCATCAGGAATTGATACTATTGAGCCAGAAAGCCATATCAGACCGTCAGATTAAAATCGCTCTGATGAAAAAAATTCCACAATTACAGCAGAAAATAAACCTTCTTGAAACCGCACCGCCTCTCTCTCTTGCCACGACCTATTTGTCACATGTATTAGCCTATGCCGCTGCGCCCGCCTCTGACACAGCGACGGGTCTTGCCACAGAACAAGAGAAACTTTCCCTGTATGAACCTGAGGAGCAGATAGATGGCGACCTTGTCACGAGGATCGTTGCGACAGGCAAGGCAGCTGTATCCGCCACGAAAACCCTTAACAACACAATCAAAATTATGGAACAAAGAGAAAGACAGTTGCTGGATATATTTGTCCACGAAATGGGAAAGGTTACCTTTGAAACCAATGCGGCATTACAGAAGAATTTTTACGTTCTCCTGATCATTCTTGGTGCTATTGTTTTTATAACTGCCATAATTGCCTATCTTTTCTCGGAATATCTTATTCAGCCGTTGAGGGGTCTCAGCCATGCTGCAGAGAAATTGGGAGAAGGTAACCTGAATGTAAGAGTGCCTGTTAACAGAACGGACGAGATTGCTGATATGGCGATTGCCTTCAACCGCATGGCGTCCCGGTTACAGCAGAATATGGCTGAACAAAAATCGGCTGAAAAAGCACTCTATTTGTTGAATAAGGAAATGTCACGTAAAAGCGAAGCCCTCACCCTTATTGCCGAAGATCTGCGAAAAACCCGGGATCAGGCCAGAGCGGCCGATCGGGCTAAATCAGAGTTTCTGGCGGCGATGAGCCATGAATTACGTACGCCGCTTAATGCAATTATCGGTTTTTCAGAAATGATTATGCATGAGCAATTCGGCGCGATGGAGAATAAAAAGTACCTTGAATACAGTAAGGATATTAACGATTCCGGCCTTAATCTCCTGACATTAATCAATGATATCCTCGACCTCTCGAAAGTTGAATATGGCACGGAAGAAGTGCAGGAGGACTATGTCGATGTTGACGAATTATGCCGCGGAATTCTAAGGGTAATACGTCAACGGGCTATTGAAAGTCGTATTGCCCTGAAGTGTACCGTTGAGGCTAAATTGCCTCTGCTACTGTGTGATAATCGAAAGATGAAACAGGTGTTGATGAATTTATTGCGCAATGCGATTAAATTTACCCCGATGCAAGGCGACGTGTCTCTAAAATGTTTCAGCGGCGAGCACGGTGAAATGATGTTTCAAATCATTGATACCGGTATAGGTATTTCGCCAAAAGATCTTCCCAAGGCCATGTCTCATTTTGGGCAGGTTGACAGCGGCTTGAACCGGCGTCACCTAGGGACAGGACTAGGCCTGCCCCTGGCGAAAAGTCTGGTAGAACTTCACGGTGGCACTTTAAATGTGCACAGTATTGTTAAAAAAGGCACAACGGTGACAGTCACCCTGCCCGCCAACCGTTGCAGCTTTTCAGATTTGCATCACCGCAAGAAAGCCTGA
- a CDS encoding zinc ribbon domain-containing protein translates to MTVTNEVIGHTQCPDCKAKVERRINKNRKVYWHCDGRADDPQCNAAFKHGAAMSRRLIAAAAKPQPSNDNEPQETIEHEEDNTASKRQSGNSGRAGIGCF, encoded by the coding sequence ATGACCGTTACCAATGAAGTCATCGGCCACACTCAATGCCCGGATTGTAAAGCAAAAGTTGAACGCCGGATAAATAAAAACCGAAAAGTCTACTGGCACTGCGATGGTCGGGCCGATGATCCGCAGTGCAACGCCGCGTTTAAACATGGTGCGGCCATGTCGAGACGCTTGATTGCCGCCGCCGCAAAACCTCAACCCTCAAACGACAACGAACCACAGGAGACTATTGAACATGAAGAAGACAACACCGCCAGCAAACGACAATCTGGAAATTCAGGACGCGCCGGAATTGGATGTTTCTGA
- a CDS encoding cell wall hydrolase: MKNTIDLMARTMWGEGRNQGKAGMLAIGNVIKNRADRGGWFGRSVVDVITKDMQFSAWNIGDPNRAKMMAVTDKDPQFAEALRLANQIMTGKVADNTGGADHYHTAAILPYWASDMPKTAIVGDHIFYRSA; this comes from the coding sequence ATGAAAAACACGATTGATCTTATGGCCCGGACCATGTGGGGCGAGGGGCGCAACCAAGGAAAAGCCGGAATGCTTGCCATTGGCAACGTGATTAAAAACCGGGCGGATCGGGGCGGCTGGTTTGGTCGGTCGGTGGTCGATGTGATCACCAAGGATATGCAATTTTCAGCTTGGAATATTGGCGACCCGAACCGGGCTAAAATGATGGCCGTGACGGATAAAGACCCACAGTTTGCGGAAGCTTTGCGATTGGCCAATCAGATCATGACGGGGAAGGTCGCCGATAACACGGGCGGCGCGGATCATTATCACACGGCGGCAATTTTGCCATATTGGGCGAGTGACATGCCCAAAACCGCCATTGTCGGCGATCACATTTTTTACAGGAGTGCATAA
- a CDS encoding helix-turn-helix domain-containing protein yields MRTLLNTLNHLPARDLRQLTKLINNLAQSVERLAVDAEQREVQVKKTEQRDLRKSEKLMLQKLKLQRAIMTRYQAGYSIEHIATVLDYHPKTIARYIRKFQTDLTILKEIDHNVTRRKIELAKGMLKRGDRRDQVIRKLHISGYYVPLNPAA; encoded by the coding sequence ATGCGTACTCTCTTGAATACATTAAACCATTTGCCGGCCCGAGACTTACGTCAGTTAACTAAACTAATCAATAACCTTGCGCAGTCAGTCGAAAGGCTGGCCGTTGATGCCGAACAACGTGAAGTGCAAGTAAAAAAGACGGAGCAACGAGATTTGCGAAAATCCGAAAAACTAATGCTCCAAAAATTAAAACTTCAACGCGCTATCATGACACGATATCAGGCTGGTTACAGTATTGAACATATCGCAACTGTTCTTGATTATCACCCCAAAACCATAGCCCGGTATATCCGTAAATTTCAGACTGATCTCACCATTTTAAAAGAGATTGATCATAATGTGACCCGGCGCAAGATTGAATTGGCAAAAGGTATGCTGAAGCGTGGAGATCGGCGGGATCAGGTTATTCGGAAACTGCACATTTCTGGCTATTACGTCCCCCTGAACCCCGCAGCATAA